One window of Uloborus diversus isolate 005 chromosome 3, Udiv.v.3.1, whole genome shotgun sequence genomic DNA carries:
- the LOC129219392 gene encoding uncharacterized protein LOC129219392, which yields MFFIRNIIYLMITVFLPLHESVLLNPIVEKKNASHLSIRGAKNPSSQGLPMDFDLTLNDAQESANFFTSDIGNPFDSPSDYGAIFDNFPNLPYFPEFGEIFRISRTTTPQPPFHFPDYVRDPFPDRPPENPAKPLPPSIGDSTASSFSDSVSGGRRPSRRPPRPASSGTRTKVSKQNQSEPREKPKVAKTKPPNKARDYPKIFKFTSDRVNLAEFDMKKKMNENYLTLAKGDDLDSDKVKRNKFLILHGGVFEIERSGGRPTLFHASTNIHPTIASPEETFLTDEHKETRLESSPYFYKI from the coding sequence aTGATCACTGTATTTCTTCCTTTGCACGAATCCGTGTTATTAAACCCTATAGTGGAAAAGAAGAATGCCAGCCATTTATCAATCAGGGGTGCTAAAAATCCTTCGTCACAAGGATTGCCAATGGATTTCGATTTGACTCTCAATGATGCTCAAGAATCTGCAAACTTTTTTACATCTGATATTGGAAACCCTTTTGACTCTCCATCAGACTATGGAGCAATTTTCGACAACTTTCCAAACTTACCATATTTCCCCGAATTCGGTGAAATTTTTCGCATATCAAGAACTACTACACCGCAACCACCATTCCATTTTCCAGACTATGTGAGAGATCCTTTTCCGGACAGGCCTCCGGAAAATCCTGCCAAACCTCTACCTCCATCGATTGGAGATTCAACAGCTAGTTCATTTAGTGATTCAGTTAGTGGTGGTAGAAGACCTTCAAGGCGACCCCCAAGACCAGCATCCAGTGGCACAAGAACTAAGGTCAGTAAACAGAACCAAAGTGAGCCAAGAGAAAAGCCGAAAGTTGCTAAAACCAAACCTCCGAACAAAGCTAGGGATTacccgaaaattttcaaattcacatCGGACAGAGTTAATCTTGCTGAATttgatatgaagaaaaaaatgaatgagaatTACTTAACTCTTGCCAAAGGTGACGATCTGGACTCTGACAAAGTCAAAAGGAACAAGTTTCTAATTCTTCATGGAGGTGTTTTTGAGATTGAACGTTCGGGTGGAAGACCAACTCTTTTTCATGCCAGTACAAATATTCATCCTACAATAGCCTCTCCCGAAGAAACTTTCTTGACTGATGAGCATAAAGAAACTAGACTTGAAAGTAGTccatacttttataaaatatag